Proteins from one Triticum aestivum cultivar Chinese Spring chromosome 7A, IWGSC CS RefSeq v2.1, whole genome shotgun sequence genomic window:
- the LOC123151767 gene encoding uncharacterized protein, whose protein sequence is MAYHLRSASTPSSPRSNRAEAEEQFQSLSTTISSPSATIDTMCDGLRRLGDIYSCIETMMCTPSSQVSLCQSLQRAAVEAELGRSLVVLDLCNGMRESFMELKMTVQELLLVHKRGEDVSSQVKAYVRLANKVQKQFKKITKKTASDKNDCRVVMLLAEAREITISLLESTSSILSKQVEMPKWSLASKTFHRTKVVCEEEQLQALEHSIGDLESGVELLYRRLIQNRVSLLNVLSL, encoded by the coding sequence ATGGCTTACCATCTACGATCGGCAAGCACGCCTTCGAGCCCTCGCTCAAACAGAGCGGAAGCCGAGGAGCAGTTCCAGAGCCTGAGCACAACCATCTCTTCGCCCTCGGCGACCATCGATACGATGTGTGATGGCTTGAGGAGGCTCGGTGACATCTACAGCTGCATCGAGACGATGATGTGCACACCAAGCAGCCAAGTCAGCCTTTGCCAGAGCCTTCAAAGGGCGGCAGTAGAGGCGGAGCTTGGACGGTCCCTCGTCGTGCTCGACCTCTGCAACGGCATGCGGGAGAGCTTCATGGAATTGAAGATGACTGTCCAAGAGCTCCTTTTAGTTCACAAAAGAGGAGAGGATGTGTCTTCTCAAGTCAAGGCATATGTCAGGCTAGCAAACAAGGTGCAAAAACAGTTCAAGAAGATCACCAAGAAGACTGCTTCCGACAAGAACGACTGTAGGGTGGTGATGCTACTGGCTGAAGCGAGAGAGATCACCATTTCGCTGCTCGAATCCACATCCTCAATCTTGTCGAAGCAAGTTGAGATGCCCAAGTGGTCTCTTGCCTCCAAAACATTCCACAGGACCAAAGTTGTGTGTGAAGAGGAGCAATTGCAGGCATTGGAGCACAGTATTGGAGATCTTGAGAGCGGAGTGGAACTTCTGTACAGGAGATTGATCCAGAATAGAGTTTCTCTTCTGAATGTTCTTAGCTTGTAG